The sequence ACAAACTTGTTCTGGTAGATGCTTTTTATGTTCCCCTGCGGAAATAACAAGACCATGTTATTGGCATCCGACAATAATTCTGCAGTATAATCAAAGGTTTCAAATATTGATCTCGATTGTTTTTTGATGGAAAAGCCACCGGTATATTGGAAAAACCAGTTTTTTCGAAGCTCCTCTTCCAGCATCATAAAATGGTATTTGCGTTTAAAAAGCTGCTGATTTACATATAAAGTCCAAATGCCATCCCACCAACTCACGTGATTACAAATTAAAAGAATGGGCAATCCATTGTCCTCAATCTCGCCATTAATGGAAAACGAATGAAAGTGTCGTTTCATTTTCCACAGCACATAGTGCCGGAAAAACGGATCGAGGACAAAATTATGTTTTGCTTTTATGATCAAAGTTTTAGTTTAAAGTTAAAAGTAACATGGCAAAAAATAAAGCCTGAATTCCAAAAACAACCGGGGCGATCCGGTTTTTGGTATTTATTTTCAACAAGTTGATGACCAGTGAAAAAAGCAATGCCAAAAGAAACCAGGCCAAATAGTTTTGCACCGGAACTGCTGATTCGCTAAACGTCCACATGGCTAATTGTGGTGCTACCTGTTCTAAAAGTACATCGTAGCCCAGCAATAAAAACGCTGCTCCAACAATTTTTAACATCAGGGGCCAATTGCTTAGTTCCATTACTGAATTGGACACATAAACAAGCAGCAGCCAGTTTAGCCCAATAATCAGAGGCGTATTAAAAAGTTTTATGCCCAAGCCGTGCCCGTAGCTGTAGTTGCCAAAAATACTTCCGGTGTTTACTCCAATCAGCTCAACAATAAAACTTGCTATGTAAATAAAAATAAAAACGAATATTGTTTTTGCGGAAAATTTGCTGTGAAATAAGCCCACAATAAAAGAACTCAGTAGTAACGCAAACGGCGTTAAATGCACAAAAAACGGGCGAGTGGCCGGAACAGAAAGTCCGGCAAATCCTACCGCATAGAAAATGACAAGAAACAATACAAAGTACCGGTAATTTGCCTGTATTGAGTTTGCTATGTTTCTTGTGCCAATCATTTTTCAACGTGTTTTTTGATTTGTTCAATCAGTAACAGGTTATATAAAATCATACTGAATGCGTAGGCAAAATCCTCAATGGGAATAGTAAAAACACGTAATCCGAGGTTTTCGCTGTTGTTGTACCAAACCACTTCTCCATCGATATACGATCCGGTTAAAATTCCGTTCACAATTAAAAAG comes from uncultured Draconibacterium sp. and encodes:
- a CDS encoding 1-acyl-sn-glycerol-3-phosphate acyltransferase is translated as MIIKAKHNFVLDPFFRHYVLWKMKRHFHSFSINGEIEDNGLPILLICNHVSWWDGIWTLYVNQQLFKRKYHFMMLEEELRKNWFFQYTGGFSIKKQSRSIFETFDYTAELLSDANNMVLLFPQGNIKSIYQNKFVFEKGIEKILQRTKNDIQIIFQANLIDYFADAKPNAFFNLHNYTASWNVDEMENAYNTFYEQCLQAQAKKEI
- a CDS encoding carotenoid biosynthesis protein; amino-acid sequence: MIGTRNIANSIQANYRYFVLFLVIFYAVGFAGLSVPATRPFFVHLTPFALLLSSFIVGLFHSKFSAKTIFVFIFIYIASFIVELIGVNTGSIFGNYSYGHGLGIKLFNTPLIIGLNWLLLVYVSNSVMELSNWPLMLKIVGAAFLLLGYDVLLEQVAPQLAMWTFSESAVPVQNYLAWFLLALLFSLVINLLKINTKNRIAPVVFGIQALFFAMLLLTLN